Below is a genomic region from Actinomadura sp. NAK00032.
GGGAGCGCCGGGGTCAGTCCTTGCGGCCGGTGGCGGCGACGGTCACGCCGAGGCCGATCATCATCAGCCCGCCGGTGCCGCCGATCGCGGCGAGGCGGCGCGGGGAGCTGGCGAACCACTCGCGGGCCGTCCCGGCGGCGATGCCCCACACGCTGTCGCAGAGCAGCGCGATGACCGCGAACACCGCGCCGAAGACCAGCATCTGCAGGGTGGCGTGGCCGTGCTCGCGCACGACGAACTGCGGCAGGACGGCGGCGAAGAACACCGTCGTCTTCGGGTTCGTGATGCCGACGATGAAGCCCTGCAGCAGGGCCCGGCCGCCCGTCCGGCCCGACTCGTCCGCGCCGATCGTCTCCTGCAGCGAGCGCCGGTGCCGGATGGCCTGCACCCCCAGGTAGACGATGTAGACCGCGCCCACGATCTTCAGCGCGGTGAACACCACCGCGGAACGCTCCACGATCGACCCGACGCCGACCGCGACGGCGGCGGTCAGCGCGAGCGCCGCGAGCACCCCGCCGACGACGCCCGCGAGCGCGGTGCGGCGCCCGTGCGCCAGCGCCCGGCCGACGACGAACAGCACGGACGGCCCGGGGATCACGATGATCGCCAGCGCCATGGCGGAGAACGCCAGCAGTTGATGCAACGAGACCATGGAGC
It encodes:
- a CDS encoding LysE family translocator, encoding MVSLHQLLAFSAMALAIIVIPGPSVLFVVGRALAHGRRTALAGVVGGVLAALALTAAVAVGVGSIVERSAVVFTALKIVGAVYIVYLGVQAIRHRRSLQETIGADESGRTGGRALLQGFIVGITNPKTTVFFAAVLPQFVVREHGHATLQMLVFGAVFAVIALLCDSVWGIAAGTAREWFASSPRRLAAIGGTGGLMMIGLGVTVAATGRKD